Proteins from a single region of Geothrix sp. PMB-07:
- a CDS encoding methyltransferase domain-containing protein yields the protein MTTRPDYWNQIYEDEGRPGWDMNKATPLVRELLDLAHPLGLRAGSELAVPGCGYGHDAAELADLDFTVTGLDFAPLAIEGAVARHGNKVAWAQVDWFTTELGPWDALFDHTCFVAMDPPRRAEYVAACADHLRPGGLWLAVLFHDTKGQAGPPHAISMTEMRALAEARFDVLHLGAATQSHPRRAGREFLLVARKR from the coding sequence ATGACGACGCGGCCCGACTACTGGAACCAGATCTACGAAGATGAAGGCCGCCCCGGCTGGGACATGAACAAGGCCACGCCCCTGGTGCGGGAACTGCTCGACCTGGCCCATCCCCTGGGCCTGCGCGCTGGCAGCGAGCTGGCGGTGCCGGGCTGTGGCTACGGACATGACGCCGCCGAACTGGCCGACCTGGACTTCACGGTGACCGGCCTGGATTTCGCGCCCCTGGCCATCGAGGGCGCCGTGGCTCGGCATGGAAACAAGGTGGCCTGGGCCCAGGTGGACTGGTTCACCACTGAGTTGGGCCCCTGGGACGCCCTCTTCGACCACACCTGCTTCGTGGCCATGGATCCGCCGCGCCGCGCTGAGTACGTGGCGGCCTGCGCCGACCATCTGCGCCCCGGCGGTCTCTGGCTGGCCGTGCTCTTCCACGACACCAAGGGCCAGGCGGGCCCGCCCCACGCCATCTCCATGACCGAGATGCGCGCCTTGGCCGAGGCCCGCTTCGACGTCCTGCACCTGGGCGCCGCCACCCAGAGTCACCCCCGCCGGGCAGGCCGGGAATTCCTGCTGGTGGCCCGCAAGCGCTGA
- a CDS encoding lysophospholipid acyltransferase family protein gives MIYRFAHTLMRIVGLTFFRHRVVHPELLPESGGALLVANHVSYLDPSMVGASFRNPIHYLARKSLFKGFLGWLLPRIQVFPVDLGKGDLSSMKRILRLLKEGNRVLIFPEGTRSPDGTLQPAEAGIGFLIAKGEVPVVPLRLFGAHECWPRKAKWPRPGRITVVAGPAVDFSDLPADLTGRERYQACADRVMEALAAIQLED, from the coding sequence ATGATCTACCGCTTCGCCCACACCCTCATGCGCATCGTCGGCCTCACGTTCTTCCGGCATCGCGTCGTCCATCCCGAGCTCCTTCCGGAAAGTGGGGGCGCGCTTCTGGTGGCCAACCATGTGAGCTACCTGGATCCCTCCATGGTGGGCGCGAGCTTCCGCAACCCCATCCACTACCTGGCCCGCAAATCCCTCTTCAAGGGTTTCCTGGGGTGGCTGCTGCCGCGCATCCAGGTGTTCCCCGTGGATCTGGGCAAGGGCGACCTGAGCAGCATGAAGCGCATCCTGAGGCTGCTGAAGGAGGGGAACCGCGTGCTCATCTTTCCCGAGGGCACCCGCTCGCCCGATGGCACCCTGCAGCCCGCCGAGGCCGGCATTGGATTCCTCATCGCCAAGGGCGAGGTGCCGGTGGTGCCCCTGCGCCTCTTCGGCGCCCACGAATGCTGGCCTCGCAAGGCCAAGTGGCCTCGGCCCGGGCGCATCACCGTGGTGGCTGGCCCCGCCGTGGATTTCTCCGACCTGCCTGCGGATCTGACAGGGCGGGAGCGCTACCAGGCCTGCGCGGATCGGGTGATGGAGGCCTTGGCCGCCATTCAACTGGAGGACTGA
- a CDS encoding ABC transporter substrate-binding protein: MRVKALLSLFVSSALSLCAQDVVRLGNLKFAHYGAVSYMKELAPKYRLKIEERMFAKGIDINPAIVAGEIDASAAALDAAIAGRAAGVPIVVVAGFARGGARLVVRPDAGIRALKDLKGKKVGVARGGAQELLLLAELAKAGLSWSDKPGKDVLVLYLPFADLNQALMAKNIDAMCQSEPYSSQAINKKFGVELLKPYDTPIGEPIRALVITEKLYKERRDVAQRFLNCFVEATKKFIDEPKTAEKFVREVMFKNQISAEDYQDAIGNSPFSYDITLQHVQITTDLMAKYGVGKMANPPKAGDWVKLDLLTEAKKQLKVK; this comes from the coding sequence ATGCGCGTGAAGGCCCTGCTTTCGCTATTCGTCTCGTCCGCCCTGAGCCTGTGCGCCCAGGACGTGGTGCGCCTGGGCAACCTCAAGTTCGCCCACTACGGCGCCGTGTCCTACATGAAGGAACTGGCCCCGAAATACAGGCTGAAGATCGAAGAACGCATGTTCGCCAAGGGCATCGACATCAACCCGGCCATTGTGGCCGGCGAGATCGATGCCAGCGCCGCAGCCCTGGACGCGGCCATCGCGGGCCGAGCGGCGGGCGTGCCCATCGTCGTGGTGGCGGGCTTCGCCCGGGGCGGCGCGCGCCTGGTGGTGCGTCCCGATGCGGGCATCCGAGCCTTGAAGGATCTCAAGGGCAAGAAAGTGGGTGTGGCCCGGGGCGGGGCCCAGGAACTGCTGCTGCTGGCCGAGCTGGCCAAGGCCGGTCTCAGCTGGTCAGACAAGCCCGGCAAGGATGTGCTGGTGCTCTACCTCCCCTTTGCCGACCTGAACCAGGCCCTCATGGCCAAGAACATCGACGCCATGTGCCAGAGCGAGCCCTACAGCTCACAGGCCATCAACAAGAAGTTCGGCGTGGAGCTGCTGAAGCCCTACGACACGCCCATCGGCGAACCCATCCGCGCCCTGGTCATCACCGAGAAGCTCTACAAGGAGCGTCGCGATGTGGCCCAGCGCTTCCTGAACTGTTTTGTGGAAGCCACCAAGAAATTCATCGACGAGCCCAAGACCGCGGAGAAATTCGTCCGCGAAGTGATGTTCAAGAACCAGATCAGCGCCGAGGACTACCAGGACGCCATCGGCAACTCGCCCTTCAGCTACGACATCACCCTGCAGCACGTGCAGATCACCACGGATCTCATGGCCAAGTACGGCGTGGGCAAGATGGCCAATCCGCCCAAGGCCGGCGACTGGGTGAAGCTGGACCTCCTCACCGAGGCCAAGAAGCAGCTGAAGGTGAAGTAG
- a CDS encoding ABC transporter permease produces the protein MKAFKHAASGILVPLAALALWQLLSSKGWVNATILPSPWQVLVKWWAYLKPLEAFDPAQGSYLKWCLSGELIQDAAGSLYRVLLGFAIGGGLALPLGLAMGYSRLAYGLFNPLIQVLRPIPPIAYIPLSILWFGLGNPPAIFLISIGAFFPVLMNTVTGVQTVDSIYLRVGRNLGASRWTQFTRIILPAATPYIFTGARIGMGTAFIVVIVSEMIAVNNGLGYRILEAREYLWSDKIIAGMFTIGLLGLGIDTLMSRLSSRLLTWHRGLEQS, from the coding sequence GTGAAGGCATTCAAGCACGCGGCCTCCGGCATCCTCGTCCCGCTGGCGGCCCTGGCCCTCTGGCAGCTGCTTTCCAGCAAGGGCTGGGTGAACGCCACCATCCTGCCCTCGCCCTGGCAGGTGCTGGTGAAGTGGTGGGCCTACCTGAAGCCCCTGGAGGCCTTCGATCCCGCCCAGGGCTCGTACCTGAAATGGTGCCTGAGCGGCGAGCTCATCCAGGACGCCGCCGGCAGCCTCTACCGCGTGTTGCTGGGCTTCGCCATCGGCGGCGGCCTGGCCCTGCCCCTGGGCCTCGCCATGGGCTACAGCCGGTTGGCCTACGGCCTCTTCAACCCGCTCATCCAGGTGCTGCGCCCCATTCCCCCCATCGCCTACATCCCCCTCTCGATCCTCTGGTTCGGCCTGGGCAACCCACCCGCCATTTTTCTCATCAGCATCGGCGCCTTCTTCCCGGTGCTCATGAACACGGTGACGGGCGTGCAGACCGTAGACAGCATCTACCTGCGCGTGGGCCGCAACCTGGGCGCCTCGCGGTGGACGCAGTTCACCCGCATCATCCTGCCCGCCGCCACGCCCTACATCTTCACGGGCGCGCGCATCGGGATGGGCACGGCCTTCATTGTGGTGATCGTCTCCGAGATGATCGCCGTGAACAACGGCCTGGGCTACCGCATCCTCGAAGCCCGCGAGTACCTGTGGTCGGACAAGATCATCGCCGGCATGTTCACCATCGGCCTGCTGGGCCTGGGCATCGACACGCTCATGAGCCGCCTCAGCTCGCGCCTGCTGACTTGGCACCGGGGACTGGAGCAGTCATGA
- a CDS encoding ABC transporter ATP-binding protein — MSHISMQGVHKVFQSGGQDVQALQAIDLDIPQGQFVCLLGPSGCGKSTLLNAVAGFSLPSAGVITVEGRTISEPGPDRGMVFQEYALFPWMTVEQNIAFGLQIKKMAKPVIQTKVDELLGLLHLRDFRKRYPKDLSGGMRQRVAIARVLAIDSPIMLMDEPFGALDALTRRTLQDELLRLWVELKKTILFVTHSIEEALYLADRTIVMTYRPGTIKRDLAIDLPRPRDVASPAFNALKKELSQLLMEEQDRHTQAEFRGAAVD; from the coding sequence ATGAGCCACATCTCCATGCAAGGCGTGCACAAGGTCTTCCAGAGCGGCGGCCAGGACGTGCAGGCCCTCCAGGCCATCGACCTGGACATCCCCCAGGGTCAGTTCGTCTGCCTCCTGGGCCCCTCGGGCTGCGGCAAATCCACCCTGCTAAACGCCGTGGCGGGCTTCAGCCTGCCCTCTGCCGGTGTCATCACCGTGGAGGGACGGACCATCTCAGAACCGGGCCCGGACCGCGGCATGGTGTTCCAGGAATACGCACTCTTCCCCTGGATGACGGTGGAGCAGAACATCGCTTTCGGCCTGCAGATCAAGAAGATGGCCAAGCCCGTCATCCAGACGAAGGTGGACGAACTGCTGGGGCTCCTCCATCTCCGGGATTTCCGCAAGCGCTACCCCAAGGATCTCAGCGGCGGCATGCGCCAGCGCGTGGCCATCGCCCGGGTGCTGGCCATCGATTCCCCCATCATGCTCATGGACGAGCCCTTCGGCGCCCTCGACGCCCTCACGCGCCGTACGCTGCAAGACGAACTGCTGCGCCTGTGGGTGGAGCTGAAGAAGACCATTCTCTTCGTCACCCACAGCATCGAGGAGGCCCTCTACCTGGCGGATCGCACCATCGTCATGACCTACCGGCCCGGCACCATCAAACGCGACCTGGCCATCGACCTGCCCCGTCCCCGCGATGTGGCCAGCCCCGCCTTCAACGCGCTGAAGAAGGAGCTGAGCCAACTGCTCATGGAGGAGCAGGACCGGCACACCCAGGCTGAGTTCCGGGGCGCGGCGGTGGATTAG
- a CDS encoding VOC family protein, translating to MNQSVIGIGGVFLYAENPKALADWYAKHFGLSFMEWEPGACYGLEFPHTDPDGTKASTIFSLMKAKAPLGEGRPECVVNWRVADLEAFCRALEANGVAIEKREESEYGGFAWIRDPEGRKVELYQPAVEP from the coding sequence ATGAACCAATCTGTGATAGGCATCGGCGGTGTGTTCCTCTATGCCGAGAATCCAAAGGCCCTGGCGGATTGGTACGCCAAGCACTTCGGGCTCTCCTTCATGGAATGGGAACCCGGGGCTTGCTACGGCCTGGAGTTTCCCCATACCGATCCCGATGGAACCAAGGCCTCCACGATTTTCTCCCTCATGAAGGCCAAGGCTCCCTTGGGCGAAGGCCGCCCCGAGTGCGTGGTGAACTGGCGCGTGGCCGATCTGGAGGCCTTCTGCCGGGCGCTGGAAGCCAATGGTGTCGCCATTGAGAAGCGGGAGGAGTCCGAGTACGGCGGCTTCGCCTGGATCCGTGATCCCGAGGGCCGCAAGGTGGAGCTGTATCAGCCGGCCGTGGAGCCCTAG
- the mutS gene encoding DNA mismatch repair protein MutS, whose protein sequence is MSTPMLQQIAALKREAGDAVLLTRMGDFYEILGEDAVRAAPVLEIALTLRGKGSESETPMCGVPHFALESYLPKLLAAGFSAAIAEPTAKPEEVKGLLPRAIKRIITPGTWLDDDARWLCALHRVGSTWGLALLQLASGALRVLPGEGPDALRATLDRLNPQELILAEGAEDMADLEAARTRLPAWRFEASRAKQQVLAFFGWQHLEGVGLDPYPAALGALAALLDHVETTQKGRPAHLQGVSLELGAAGPLVDATSARHLEVLTNGLDGGRAGSLLALLDQCRTRLGTRLLKAWLEQPLRDRPALERRWSQVAWLTEDRRRGPIQTLLAQVPDLDRLLGRVALGLATPPELAQLREGLAVLQKLPAKIQDEGWAPEVAELGLWPEATPLCTPLLVELQRCLAEAPPLDLEKGGVIREGVDGELDAVRRLARDAKQVMLELEEEERAASGINSLKIKYNRVFGYYFEITKANLGAVPAHFLRKQTLANAERFTTEKLVAFEQKLLSAESDQVKLEAVQLQRLLALVLEHRADLTQLARAVAALDVLAALAERARLSGWTRPELGEERELVLATARHPMLEARMGRECIPNDLQFSAVQPMAVVTGPNMGGKSTFLRTAALLVVLAQTGSFVPAELMRFGLVDRIFTRIGASDQLAKGQSTFMVEMTETARILNQTTAASLVILDEIGRGTSTRDGLALAEAIALFLRDLKGGAPRTLFATHYFEMTKLADDSRIQNLHVEVQEWEEQLHFLHRVAPGPADRSYGIQVARLAGLPKTVIQKAQRLLAQAPEAPPRAPMPSQPALPMFETEPDPLREELDALDLSRMTPLEALNWLALKQGR, encoded by the coding sequence ATGTCCACGCCCATGCTGCAGCAGATCGCCGCCCTCAAACGCGAGGCGGGCGACGCCGTGCTGCTGACGCGCATGGGCGATTTCTACGAGATCCTGGGCGAGGATGCGGTGCGGGCGGCGCCGGTGTTGGAGATCGCGCTGACCCTGCGGGGCAAGGGCAGCGAATCGGAAACGCCCATGTGCGGCGTGCCGCATTTCGCTCTGGAATCCTACCTGCCCAAGCTGCTGGCGGCGGGCTTTTCCGCGGCCATCGCCGAGCCCACGGCCAAGCCCGAGGAGGTGAAGGGCCTGCTGCCTCGCGCCATCAAGCGCATCATCACGCCGGGCACCTGGCTGGATGACGATGCCCGCTGGCTTTGCGCCCTGCATCGTGTCGGAAGCACCTGGGGCCTGGCCCTGCTGCAGCTGGCCTCGGGCGCCCTGCGCGTGCTGCCGGGCGAGGGACCGGATGCGCTGCGGGCCACGCTGGACCGCCTGAATCCCCAGGAGCTGATTCTGGCCGAGGGCGCTGAAGACATGGCCGATCTGGAGGCCGCTCGCACACGCCTGCCCGCCTGGCGCTTCGAGGCCTCTCGCGCCAAGCAACAGGTGCTGGCCTTCTTCGGCTGGCAGCATCTGGAAGGCGTGGGCCTCGATCCCTACCCCGCGGCCCTGGGCGCCCTGGCCGCGCTGCTCGATCATGTGGAAACCACCCAGAAGGGGCGCCCCGCGCACCTGCAGGGCGTGTCGCTCGAGCTCGGGGCCGCCGGTCCCCTCGTGGATGCCACCAGCGCCAGGCACCTGGAAGTCCTGACCAATGGCCTGGACGGGGGACGCGCTGGATCTTTGCTGGCCCTGCTGGATCAGTGCCGCACCCGCCTCGGCACCCGGTTGCTGAAGGCTTGGCTGGAGCAGCCGCTGCGGGATCGGCCTGCGCTGGAGCGGCGCTGGTCGCAGGTGGCCTGGCTCACGGAGGATCGCCGCCGCGGTCCCATCCAGACGCTGCTGGCGCAGGTGCCCGATTTGGATCGTCTGCTGGGTCGCGTGGCCCTTGGTCTCGCCACGCCGCCCGAACTGGCGCAGCTCCGTGAGGGCTTGGCTGTCCTCCAGAAACTGCCTGCGAAAATCCAGGATGAAGGTTGGGCTCCTGAGGTGGCGGAGCTGGGCCTGTGGCCTGAGGCCACGCCGCTCTGTACGCCGTTGCTGGTGGAGCTGCAGCGCTGCCTGGCCGAGGCGCCGCCGCTGGATCTGGAGAAGGGCGGCGTCATCCGCGAGGGCGTGGATGGGGAACTCGACGCCGTGCGCCGCCTGGCCCGCGACGCCAAGCAGGTGATGCTGGAACTGGAGGAGGAGGAACGCGCCGCCTCGGGCATCAACAGCCTGAAGATCAAATACAACCGGGTGTTCGGCTACTACTTCGAGATCACCAAGGCCAACCTCGGCGCCGTGCCTGCGCATTTCCTTCGCAAACAGACCCTGGCCAACGCCGAGCGCTTCACCACCGAGAAGCTGGTGGCCTTCGAGCAGAAACTGCTGAGCGCCGAGAGCGACCAGGTGAAGCTGGAGGCCGTGCAGCTGCAGCGGCTGCTGGCACTGGTGCTGGAGCACCGCGCCGACCTCACGCAGCTGGCGCGGGCCGTGGCCGCGCTGGATGTGCTGGCGGCTCTGGCGGAACGGGCGCGGCTGTCGGGTTGGACCCGGCCGGAGCTGGGCGAGGAACGCGAGTTGGTGCTGGCTACGGCCCGCCACCCGATGCTGGAAGCTCGGATGGGCCGCGAGTGCATTCCCAATGACCTGCAGTTCTCGGCCGTGCAGCCCATGGCCGTGGTGACGGGCCCGAACATGGGTGGCAAATCCACCTTTCTGCGCACGGCGGCCCTGCTGGTGGTGCTGGCGCAGACGGGCTCCTTTGTTCCCGCCGAGCTCATGCGCTTCGGGCTGGTGGACCGCATCTTCACGCGCATCGGCGCCTCGGATCAGCTGGCCAAGGGCCAGTCCACCTTCATGGTGGAGATGACGGAGACGGCGCGCATCCTCAACCAGACCACGGCGGCCAGCCTGGTGATCCTGGATGAGATCGGCCGCGGCACCTCCACGCGGGATGGCCTCGCTCTGGCCGAGGCCATCGCCCTGTTTTTGCGTGATTTGAAGGGCGGCGCCCCGCGCACGCTCTTTGCCACGCACTATTTCGAGATGACCAAGCTGGCCGACGACAGCCGCATCCAGAACCTCCATGTGGAGGTGCAGGAGTGGGAGGAACAGCTCCACTTCCTCCACCGCGTGGCGCCAGGTCCCGCCGATCGCAGCTACGGCATCCAGGTGGCACGGCTGGCGGGGCTGCCCAAGACCGTCATCCAGAAGGCCCAGCGGCTGCTGGCCCAGGCCCCCGAAGCGCCGCCCCGCGCGCCCATGCCCAGCCAGCCCGCCCTTCCGATGTTCGAAACGGAACCCGACCCGCTGCGGGAGGAACTGGACGCCCTCGATCTCAGCCGCATGACTCCTCTGGAAGCGCTGAACTGGCTGGCCCTGAAACAGGGGCGCTGA
- a CDS encoding GxxExxY protein, which yields MVWRSSRAPSPAPAPPGPSGPSTATTPTRTSSSSPCPWAECGKIRSSWISGAPCEMKSGSGEERSGGGKRRTGTGRTHGGDPRMRDQGPTRMGPGLLESAYEACLAFELEKAGLRVQRQVSLDIIYEGIQIPAAYRLDLLVEDHIVLELKTVERLTDAHEAQLLTYLRFSAKRLGFLLNFWRWPLKEGGIKRILNARVPPLSSAPPQTSA from the coding sequence ATGGTGTGGCGATCATCACGGGCCCCATCACCCGCACCGGCGCCACCGGGCCCATCCGGTCCATCTACTGCTACGACCCCGACGAGAACCTCATCGAGCTCTCCGTGCCCCTGGGCTGAGTGTGGGAAGATCAGAAGCTCATGGATCTCTGGAGCACCCTGCGAAATGAAATCTGGAAGCGGAGAAGAGCGGAGTGGCGGAGGAAAGCGGAGGACTGGAACTGGAAGGACTCACGGAGGTGATCCTCGGATGCGCGATCAAGGTCCAACGCGCATGGGTCCAGGCCTTCTTGAAAGTGCCTATGAAGCCTGTCTGGCCTTCGAATTAGAGAAGGCGGGATTGCGCGTTCAGCGCCAGGTTTCGCTCGACATCATCTACGAAGGAATCCAGATCCCTGCGGCCTACCGCCTGGACCTTCTGGTGGAAGATCATATTGTCCTGGAACTGAAGACCGTGGAGCGGCTCACGGATGCCCATGAAGCCCAACTCCTCACCTACCTTCGTTTTTCCGCCAAGAGGCTGGGCTTCCTCCTGAATTTCTGGCGATGGCCTCTCAAAGAGGGTGGTATCAAGCGAATTCTAAACGCGCGAGTTCCTCCGCTCTCCTCTGCCCCTCCGCAAACCTCCGCTTAA
- a CDS encoding VOC family protein: MAPSYPFPMRVLGLDHPVLTIRDLDHTRAFYEGCLGMVHESFGEGRHALRFGAQKLNLHLLERPVDANVRHATPGSADLCFLAEGPLEAWMARLANHGVAIITGPITRTGATGPIRSIYCYDPDENLIELSVPLG; the protein is encoded by the coding sequence ATGGCCCCATCCTATCCTTTCCCCATGCGCGTACTCGGCCTAGACCACCCGGTGCTCACCATCCGCGACCTGGATCACACCCGGGCCTTCTACGAGGGCTGCCTCGGCATGGTCCATGAGTCCTTCGGAGAAGGCCGCCACGCCCTGCGCTTCGGGGCCCAGAAGCTGAACCTGCACCTGCTGGAGCGTCCCGTGGATGCCAACGTCCGCCATGCGACGCCCGGCAGCGCCGACCTCTGCTTCCTCGCGGAGGGCCCGCTGGAAGCCTGGATGGCGCGGCTGGCCAATCATGGTGTGGCGATCATCACGGGCCCCATCACCCGCACCGGCGCCACCGGGCCCATCCGGTCCATCTACTGCTACGACCCCGACGAGAACCTCATCGAGCTCTCCGTGCCCCTGGGCTGA
- a CDS encoding NAD(P)/FAD-dependent oxidoreductase translates to MERVGCILIGAGVVGLALARRLAQTGREVLVLEAAERIGTGVSSRNSEVIHAGIYYPAGSWKAKLCVAGNRALYAYCAAKGIAHRRCGKLIVATTQAEVATLRNLQARATANGTVPLQWLSQAEAQALEPQLRCTAALLSPSTGIVDSHGLMRALALDAEAAGAQIVCHSPVLGGRSTPEGLLLQVGGPEPMELLAEQVINSAGLGAIDLAWAVAGARPESLPPKPKLWARGNYFALAGPAPFSHLVYPVPVPGALGVHLTLDLAGQARFGPDLEWIDHLDYDVNPARSEGFYAEVRRYWPGLPEGALQPAYTGIRPKLHGPGEASPDFLIQGEAQHGVPGLLNLLGIESPGLTAALALAEAVATAPSR, encoded by the coding sequence ATGGAACGGGTGGGCTGCATCCTCATCGGCGCGGGCGTGGTGGGCCTGGCCCTGGCCCGGCGCCTGGCCCAGACGGGCCGGGAGGTGCTGGTGCTCGAGGCCGCCGAGCGCATCGGCACGGGCGTGAGCTCCCGCAACAGCGAGGTGATCCACGCTGGCATCTACTACCCCGCGGGCTCCTGGAAGGCCAAGCTCTGCGTGGCGGGCAACCGCGCCCTCTACGCCTACTGCGCGGCGAAGGGCATCGCGCACCGCCGCTGCGGCAAGCTCATCGTGGCCACCACCCAGGCGGAAGTCGCCACCCTGCGGAATCTCCAGGCCCGGGCTACGGCCAACGGCACCGTGCCGCTGCAATGGCTGAGCCAGGCCGAGGCCCAGGCCCTGGAGCCTCAGCTGCGCTGCACCGCCGCCCTGCTTTCCCCCAGCACCGGCATCGTGGACAGTCACGGCCTCATGCGCGCCCTGGCCCTGGATGCGGAAGCCGCTGGAGCCCAGATTGTGTGCCACAGCCCCGTGCTGGGCGGGCGGTCCACCCCTGAGGGCTTGCTGCTTCAAGTGGGCGGCCCCGAGCCCATGGAGCTGCTGGCGGAGCAGGTCATCAACAGCGCGGGCCTGGGCGCCATCGACCTGGCCTGGGCCGTGGCGGGCGCGCGGCCTGAATCCCTGCCGCCCAAGCCCAAGCTATGGGCCCGGGGCAACTACTTCGCCCTGGCGGGCCCCGCGCCCTTTTCGCACCTGGTCTACCCCGTGCCCGTGCCCGGCGCCCTGGGCGTGCACCTGACGCTGGACCTGGCGGGCCAAGCCCGCTTCGGACCCGACCTGGAGTGGATCGACCACCTGGACTACGACGTGAACCCCGCCCGGTCCGAAGGCTTCTACGCCGAGGTGCGGCGCTACTGGCCAGGCCTTCCCGAGGGCGCCCTCCAGCCCGCCTACACGGGCATCCGCCCCAAGCTGCACGGGCCGGGAGAAGCTTCGCCCGACTTCCTCATCCAGGGCGAGGCCCAACACGGCGTGCCAGGGCTCCTGAACCTGCTGGGCATCGAATCGCCGGGGCTCACGGCGGCCCTGGCCCTGGCCGAGGCCGTGGCCACAGCCCCTTCCCGTTAG
- a CDS encoding DmsC/YnfH family molybdoenzyme membrane anchor subunit — translation MATQFTFDPNRCTGCQACVLACWMENRDVQSRPWRAVHTFNACGHPDLPIFHLSFACHHCEAPACLEHCPAEAYTKDPQNGVVTIHADRCMGCRYCTWACPHDAPKFNQTQGTIEKCTLCPERTAQGLEPACVARCPMEALGISPLEADRPLTDMPGLPPSATAPGIRIAPLRHAEPPELGHRPPDDAMRAFLQGWLVVPHTKITLRGEWTLLLFTTVISVLVAWMGASCLGGPAVHGWTFLLLGGAVLGLSTAHLGRPERAWRALLHLRTSWLSREVAAVSLFLGLGAAAAFRQPALAPVAAGVGFLALFTVDRLYGVALRVGPWNLHSAHTLFNGLFLLGLLARIPVLAAIMGTFKAALYLHRKQHFARIGTPLRPGLSALRLGLGFLGPLWLAASHPLLAAMLAVLGDLLDRGEYYDELAIPTPQSDLVQRMWKEIGLFRIS, via the coding sequence ATGGCCACCCAGTTCACCTTCGACCCCAACCGCTGCACGGGCTGCCAGGCCTGCGTGCTGGCCTGCTGGATGGAGAATCGGGACGTCCAATCGCGGCCCTGGCGTGCGGTCCACACCTTCAATGCCTGCGGGCATCCAGACCTGCCGATCTTCCACCTGTCCTTCGCGTGCCATCACTGCGAAGCGCCTGCCTGTCTGGAACACTGCCCGGCCGAGGCCTACACCAAGGATCCGCAGAACGGCGTCGTGACCATTCACGCGGATCGCTGCATGGGCTGCCGCTACTGCACCTGGGCCTGCCCCCACGATGCTCCGAAGTTCAACCAGACACAGGGCACCATCGAGAAGTGCACCCTGTGCCCCGAGCGCACGGCGCAGGGGTTGGAGCCCGCCTGCGTGGCCCGCTGCCCCATGGAGGCCCTTGGCATCTCTCCATTGGAGGCTGATCGTCCCCTGACGGACATGCCCGGATTGCCGCCCTCGGCCACGGCCCCCGGCATCCGCATCGCGCCGCTGCGCCACGCCGAGCCACCCGAACTGGGTCACCGGCCTCCGGATGACGCCATGCGGGCCTTCCTGCAGGGCTGGCTCGTGGTACCCCACACGAAGATCACGCTGCGGGGCGAGTGGACCCTGCTGCTGTTCACCACGGTCATCAGCGTGCTCGTGGCCTGGATGGGGGCGTCCTGCCTTGGCGGACCCGCTGTTCATGGCTGGACTTTCCTGCTGTTGGGCGGAGCGGTGCTGGGACTGAGCACCGCCCACCTGGGGCGGCCCGAGCGCGCCTGGCGCGCGCTGCTGCACCTGCGCACCAGCTGGCTCTCGCGGGAAGTGGCCGCTGTGTCGCTCTTCCTGGGGCTCGGCGCCGCTGCAGCGTTCCGACAACCCGCGCTGGCGCCCGTGGCGGCGGGGGTGGGGTTCCTGGCGCTCTTCACCGTCGACCGGCTCTATGGCGTGGCCCTCCGGGTGGGGCCCTGGAACCTTCACAGCGCCCACACGCTGTTCAACGGCCTCTTCCTGCTGGGCCTGCTGGCGCGGATTCCTGTGCTGGCGGCGATCATGGGCACGTTCAAAGCTGCGCTGTACCTGCATCGCAAGCAGCACTTCGCCCGCATCGGCACGCCCCTCCGCCCCGGGCTATCGGCCCTCCGCCTGGGGCTGGGGTTCCTGGGGCCCCTCTGGCTCGCGGCCTCGCATCCCCTGCTCGCTGCGATGCTGGCCGTGCTGGGGGATCTGCTGGATCGCGGCGAGTACTACGACGAGCTCGCCATCCCTACGCCTCAGTCGGACCTGGTACAAAGGATGTGGAAGGAAATCGGCCTCTTCCGGATTTCCTAG